In Janthinobacterium sp. J1-1, a single genomic region encodes these proteins:
- a CDS encoding alpha/beta fold hydrolase — MNKLVLPMALVVLAALSGCAHHMARHEVINGAAPMARDVVSSVEPGLFTQHTFTASDGTVLPYRLLAPLNPEPGVRYPLILQLHGSGGIGTDNLRQLDRLAKSWAMPEIRARYQAYVLVPQFPVRSANYGPPSPDQYAEHATALVAALELVETFAQQHPVDGARIYALGFSMGGSAAWLAPTLKPNLFAAIMPVSGIAPANSSAELLRDLPIWVMHGNADTENPIFADLRFSKLIEKRGGQRIFFREYDGLDHQLHADLYPGYWWRNWLFEQHRE, encoded by the coding sequence ATGAACAAACTCGTACTGCCGATGGCACTCGTCGTCCTCGCTGCACTGAGCGGATGCGCTCATCACATGGCGAGGCATGAGGTGATCAATGGCGCGGCACCGATGGCGCGTGACGTGGTGTCGTCCGTCGAACCCGGCTTATTTACGCAGCATACTTTTACGGCATCGGATGGGACGGTGCTGCCGTACAGACTCCTGGCGCCACTGAACCCGGAGCCAGGCGTGCGCTATCCCCTGATACTGCAACTGCACGGCTCCGGCGGCATCGGCACCGACAACCTGCGCCAGCTCGATCGCCTGGCAAAATCCTGGGCCATGCCGGAGATACGCGCGCGATATCAAGCCTATGTCCTGGTACCGCAGTTTCCAGTCCGAAGCGCAAACTACGGCCCGCCGTCACCGGATCAATACGCCGAACACGCGACGGCCCTGGTCGCGGCGCTGGAACTGGTCGAAACATTCGCCCAACAACACCCGGTGGACGGCGCGAGAATCTATGCGCTCGGATTCTCGATGGGCGGCTCGGCCGCCTGGCTTGCGCCAACCTTGAAGCCAAACTTGTTTGCCGCCATCATGCCGGTCTCGGGCATCGCGCCAGCAAATAGCTCCGCGGAGCTGCTGCGGGACTTGCCGATCTGGGTCATGCATGGCAACGCCGATACCGAGAACCCGATTTTTGCCGACCTCAGGTTCAGCAAGCTGATTGAAAAACGCGGTGGCCAACGCATTTTCTTCAGGGAGTATGACGGCCTCGATCACCAGTTGCATGCCGATCTCTACCCTGGTTACTGGTGGCGAAACTGGCTTTTCGAGCAACATCGCGAGTGA
- a CDS encoding DUF1439 domain-containing protein → MTATSKRSFLKTAAIAVLAGSMLASCSTLIGPRDVNLSLAKMQQGLERRFPIDKRVLSVLEVKVSNPQLSLQPERERVALSVDASVTPPFVRQHWRGNLAISGRLRLDPQRNAVYLADASVDRVNIEGMDESQQRQFAKVASLVADQLMHETPIYTFKPEDLRYAGVQFVPTQIRTTGSGLVVTVEPVK, encoded by the coding sequence ATGACTGCCACCTCCAAGCGCTCCTTCCTGAAAACCGCCGCCATCGCCGTGCTTGCCGGCAGCATGCTGGCCTCGTGCTCGACCTTGATCGGCCCGCGCGACGTCAATCTGTCACTCGCCAAGATGCAGCAGGGACTGGAACGCCGTTTCCCGATCGACAAGCGGGTGCTGTCGGTGCTGGAGGTGAAGGTCAGCAATCCGCAATTGTCCTTGCAGCCTGAACGAGAGCGGGTGGCGCTGTCGGTCGACGCCAGCGTGACGCCGCCGTTTGTGCGCCAGCACTGGCGCGGCAACCTGGCCATCTCGGGGCGCCTGCGGCTCGACCCGCAGCGCAATGCCGTGTACCTCGCCGACGCCAGCGTGGACCGGGTCAATATCGAGGGAATGGATGAGTCGCAGCAGCGCCAGTTCGCCAAGGTGGCCAGCCTGGTGGCCGACCAACTGATGCATGAAACGCCGATCTACACCTTCAAGCCCGAGGATCTGCGCTATGCGGGCGTGCAGTTCGTGCCGACGCAGATCAGAACCACCGGCAGCGGCCTGGTGGTGACGGTCGAGCCGGTGAAATAG
- a CDS encoding AraC family transcriptional regulator → MFHPIADYPLDDAAGQAQRRMVELLRALAPAEGYNLTALPSVRILRSDRALTRTPVLYDPGIVIVCQGCKRGYFGDKLYVYDAQHYLAVSVPVPFDMETDATPAQPLLALYLHLDFAITAELMLHIDRQAVAEAAQAPQSMLSSPIDTDMRLSILRFLEALNRPLEAVVLGPGLLRELYFRVLTGAQGRAMREALALKGQYGRIGRALRRIHAAYAEALDLAQLAREAGMSIPAFHHHFKAITQTSPMQYLKSTRLHQARLLMVRQDLTAEAACHAVGYTSASQFSREFRRLFGLAPAAEARRMRASFAIPPTFAGVEFVSSH, encoded by the coding sequence ATGTTTCATCCGATAGCCGACTATCCACTCGACGACGCTGCCGGCCAGGCGCAGCGGCGCATGGTCGAACTGCTGCGCGCCTTGGCGCCGGCCGAAGGCTATAACCTCACCGCCCTGCCCAGCGTGCGGATACTGCGTTCCGATCGGGCCCTGACGCGCACGCCGGTACTCTACGATCCGGGCATCGTCATCGTTTGCCAGGGCTGCAAGCGCGGTTACTTCGGCGACAAACTGTATGTGTACGATGCGCAGCATTACCTGGCCGTGTCGGTTCCCGTACCGTTCGACATGGAAACGGATGCGACGCCGGCCCAGCCGCTGCTCGCGCTCTACCTGCACCTCGATTTCGCCATCACCGCCGAGCTGATGCTGCATATCGACCGCCAGGCCGTGGCCGAAGCGGCCCAGGCACCGCAGAGCATGCTGTCGAGCCCCATCGATACGGACATGCGCCTGTCGATCTTGCGTTTCCTGGAGGCCTTGAACCGGCCGCTGGAGGCGGTCGTGCTGGGACCGGGCCTGCTGCGCGAACTGTATTTCCGGGTGCTGACCGGCGCCCAGGGACGCGCGATGCGCGAGGCGCTGGCGCTGAAAGGCCAGTATGGAAGGATAGGCCGCGCGCTGCGCCGCATCCATGCCGCTTACGCGGAAGCGCTCGACCTGGCGCAGCTGGCGCGCGAAGCGGGCATGAGCATTCCGGCTTTCCACCACCACTTCAAGGCGATCACGCAGACATCGCCGATGCAATACCTGAAATCGACGCGGCTGCACCAGGCCCGCTTGCTGATGGTGCGCCAGGACCTGACGGCGGAAGCGGCATGCCACGCCGTGGGCTATACCAGTGCGTCGCAGTTCAGCCGGGAGTTCCGGCGGCTGTTCGGCCTGGCCCCGGCGGCGGAGGCCCGGCGCATGCGGGCGAGCTTTGCCATTCCGCCCACGTTTGCCGGCGTCGAGTTTGTTTCCTCACACTGA
- a CDS encoding oxidoreductase, whose product MASNKLLLITGVSSGFGRALAEQALADGHRVVGTVRNPQAAAAFEALCPARAHARLLDVTQFDAIDGVVAEIEANLGAVDVLVNNAGYGHEGILEESPLSDMRRQFEVNVFGPVAMIKAVLPYMRTRRRGHVVNITSMGGYLTMPGIAYYCGSKFALEGISDTLAKEVRAFGIAVTAVAPGSFRTDWAGRSMQRTARSIADYDALFDPVRQARQEKSGRQLGDPGKAARAILAIIEELAPPTHLLLGSDALQLVRGRLAELGREIDAWEQLTQSTDG is encoded by the coding sequence ATGGCATCCAATAAACTCTTGCTGATCACCGGCGTCAGCAGCGGCTTCGGCCGCGCCCTTGCGGAACAAGCGCTGGCGGACGGTCACCGCGTGGTCGGCACGGTCAGGAATCCGCAGGCCGCGGCGGCGTTCGAAGCCCTGTGTCCGGCGCGTGCCCACGCGCGCCTGCTTGACGTGACGCAATTCGATGCCATCGACGGCGTCGTCGCCGAGATCGAAGCAAACCTCGGCGCGGTCGATGTGCTCGTCAACAATGCCGGTTACGGACACGAAGGCATCCTGGAAGAATCGCCGCTGTCAGATATGCGCCGCCAGTTCGAGGTCAACGTCTTCGGCCCGGTCGCCATGATCAAGGCCGTGTTGCCATACATGCGCACGCGCCGGCGCGGCCATGTCGTCAACATCACGTCGATGGGCGGCTACCTGACGATGCCCGGCATCGCCTATTACTGCGGCAGCAAATTCGCGCTGGAAGGCATTTCGGACACGCTGGCCAAGGAAGTCCGGGCGTTCGGTATTGCGGTGACTGCCGTCGCGCCAGGGTCGTTTCGCACCGACTGGGCCGGCCGTTCGATGCAGCGCACCGCCCGCTCGATTGCCGACTACGATGCCCTGTTCGATCCGGTTCGCCAAGCGCGGCAGGAGAAAAGCGGCAGGCAGCTGGGCGATCCTGGCAAGGCGGCGCGCGCGATACTGGCCATTATCGAGGAGCTCGCGCCGCCGACGCATTTGCTGCTGGGCAGCGACGCGCTGCAGCTGGTGCGGGGCAGGCTGGCCGAGCTTGGGCGCGAGATCGATGCGTGGGAGCAGCTCACGCAGTCTACCGATGGTTGA
- the lpxO gene encoding lipid A hydroxylase LpxO — MKWALLGIFVFSVLHIHFRGKVRLPFRRQIFDHSSFMAPLNLFMHTFSKVPATPYLAVSDFPELAPLQQNWHIIRDEALRLQELKKIKAAEKNDDVGFNSFFKYGWKRFYLKWYDASHPSAQQMCPQTYALLQSIPSIKAAMFAELPSGGKLNPHRDPFAGSLRYHLGLQTPNDDRCFIDVDGERHSWRDGQAVMFDETYIHWARNDADSDRIILFCDIERPMRFRWAQALNRWLGRTLMTAAASPNELGDQAGGISKLFRISWAMGQYRRRFKAWNKNAYNLTRIALVVAIIALIYYI, encoded by the coding sequence ATGAAGTGGGCCTTGCTGGGCATTTTTGTGTTTTCCGTTTTACATATCCATTTCCGGGGCAAGGTGCGCCTGCCGTTCCGGCGCCAGATTTTCGACCACTCGTCGTTCATGGCGCCGCTGAACCTGTTCATGCACACGTTTTCAAAAGTGCCGGCCACGCCCTACCTGGCCGTCTCCGACTTTCCCGAACTGGCGCCGCTGCAGCAGAACTGGCATATCATCCGCGATGAAGCGCTGCGCTTGCAGGAACTGAAAAAGATCAAGGCGGCCGAGAAGAACGACGATGTCGGCTTCAATTCCTTCTTCAAATACGGCTGGAAGCGTTTTTACCTGAAATGGTATGACGCCAGCCACCCGTCGGCACAGCAGATGTGCCCGCAAACCTATGCCCTGCTGCAATCGATTCCGTCGATCAAGGCCGCCATGTTTGCCGAACTGCCGTCCGGCGGCAAGCTCAACCCGCACCGCGATCCGTTTGCCGGCTCCCTGCGCTACCACCTGGGCCTGCAGACGCCGAACGATGACCGCTGCTTTATCGACGTCGATGGCGAGCGCCACAGCTGGCGCGACGGCCAGGCCGTGATGTTCGACGAAACCTATATCCACTGGGCCCGCAACGACGCCGACAGCGACCGCATCATTCTGTTCTGCGACATCGAACGCCCGATGCGTTTCCGCTGGGCGCAGGCGCTGAACCGCTGGCTGGGCCGCACCCTGATGACGGCGGCCGCTTCGCCCAACGAACTGGGCGACCAGGCCGGCGGCATCAGCAAGCTGTTCCGCATTTCGTGGGCCATGGGCCAGTACCGCCGCCGCTTCAAGGCCTGGAACAAGAACGCCTACAACCTGACGCGCATCGCGCTGGTGGTCGCCATCATTGCGCTGATCTACTATATCTGA